In Micrococcales bacterium, a single genomic region encodes these proteins:
- a CDS encoding type II toxin-antitoxin system prevent-host-death family antitoxin yields the protein MSTGVSVRELRNQGGRVLDRVERGETLTVTRDGSPVAELRPLGRRSLSTPQLVARARRLPRVDPERLRRDIDGILDQSL from the coding sequence ATGAGTACTGGTGTGAGCGTGCGAGAGCTGCGCAACCAAGGTGGACGGGTGCTGGACCGGGTTGAGCGCGGCGAGACGCTAACAGTCACACGAGACGGCAGCCCGGTGGCGGAACTCCGTCCGCTTGGCCGGCGAAGCTTGTCAACGCCGCAGTTGGTTGCGCGGGCCAGGCGGCTACCCCGGGTCGACCCGGAGCGCTTGCGCCGCGACATTGACGGCATCTTGGACCAGTCACTGTGA
- a CDS encoding PIN domain-containing protein, whose product MRHKTGLLDTSAVLRMGELEPADLPDEVVICAVTLAEFSVGPLVAANEQERAARLAQVQQAEADLGDPLPFDAAAARAFAQVAADIRRAGSKPKARAFDALIAATAKAAGLPLFTFNPRDFAAVTGIEVVPLPPQ is encoded by the coding sequence GTGAGGCACAAAACCGGCCTGCTCGATACCTCGGCCGTCCTGCGAATGGGCGAACTTGAGCCGGCCGACCTGCCGGATGAAGTTGTCATTTGCGCGGTCACGCTAGCTGAGTTTTCGGTTGGGCCACTGGTCGCCGCCAACGAACAGGAGCGGGCTGCTCGCCTGGCCCAGGTCCAGCAGGCCGAGGCAGACCTAGGCGATCCACTACCCTTCGACGCTGCTGCGGCGCGAGCTTTTGCGCAGGTTGCTGCCGACATTCGCCGTGCCGGTTCAAAACCCAAGGCCAGAGCCTTCGATGCCCTGATCGCCGCCACTGCCAAGGCGGCCGGCCTGCCGCTATTCACCTTCAACCCCCGCGACTTCGCGGCGGTGACCGGGATCGAAGTTGTCCCTCTCCCACCGCAGTGA